In Paenibacillus sp. FSL R7-0345, a single window of DNA contains:
- a CDS encoding discoidin domain-containing protein: MLRKSGTSRLLIYLLVLAMVILQFPGAPKALAAAQTYEAESAILTGGAAAASDHAGYTGTGFAGGFTDSNKGNASVKFNVNASSEGGYTAALRYANGTGAAKTLSLYVNGAKLKQISLPATADWNSWGVAAETVALNAGSSTITYKFDTADSGNVNLDNLALELSLGANLALNKSVTANNAFSGFPAGNAVDGNASTYYEGAANSYPNTLTVDLGSTQTVHTVQLKLPAGWGTRTQTLSVQGSTNNTSYSTLAASQAYTFNPAANNTVSVTFAAASARYVRVNFTANSGATGGQAAELEVYGSGSVTPTPAPTATATPAPTAVPTATPVPTATPVPTASPVPTPAPSAGAFGANMPYDTYEAENAAYTGALIGPSTTAGELASEASGRKAVKLTTAGQYVQITLAKPAQGVTIRYAIPDNAAGTGMESAVSMYVGGTLFKDINLTSKYSWNYGEWGTEGGEVRWSNNPNAASTTPAHMYDEVSVLLDKSYPAGTVIKLQRNASNLNFGSNAYVTVDLLETEAVPAALTMPSNYVAVTSYGAVANDGADDTAAFNNAIAAVKNSGGTYKGVWIPAGTFHLNNGSKGAGYDGSGTRLYLDSAVSVKGAGVWHSTLSGHYAGFYLRGGNVTLSDFKISGSDIIRDDYNGLTAVEGNGTNSVINNLWIEHVKVGFWFTNQTDNVTASNSRIRNVWADGVNLHRGTSNSTVTNNSVRNSGDDGMAMWSDTFLNTNNTFSYNTVQIPTLANNIAIYGGKDNKVIGNLLTDTVRTGGGISFGTNFNPPSMTGTLTIQGNKLLRTGSAHRDYGYQIGAIWAYWLNNSGKAQNLTVNVSGNTIQDSTYSGIFVEEPAPNISVTYAGNTIQNSGTYGVYINGSATGSSVFNSNTVTGAPSGKFVNASNSFTVSGTGNNW, from the coding sequence ATGTTGAGAAAATCAGGCACCAGCAGGCTTCTGATCTATCTTCTGGTTTTGGCAATGGTAATTCTTCAATTTCCTGGTGCCCCAAAAGCACTGGCGGCGGCGCAGACGTATGAAGCGGAATCCGCCATACTGACGGGAGGAGCTGCGGCAGCTTCTGATCATGCGGGATACACCGGTACGGGGTTTGCAGGCGGGTTCACGGACAGCAACAAGGGAAATGCTTCAGTGAAGTTTAATGTAAACGCTTCCTCCGAAGGGGGCTACACGGCTGCCCTAAGATACGCGAACGGCACGGGGGCGGCAAAAACCTTGAGCCTGTACGTTAACGGGGCGAAGCTGAAGCAAATTTCGCTACCGGCAACAGCAGACTGGAACAGCTGGGGAGTTGCTGCAGAGACGGTAGCCCTGAATGCTGGCAGCAGCACTATCACGTACAAGTTTGATACAGCGGACAGCGGCAATGTAAATTTGGACAATCTGGCGCTGGAGCTCTCGTTAGGTGCGAATCTCGCCCTGAACAAAAGTGTCACCGCAAACAACGCCTTCTCCGGTTTCCCTGCCGGTAATGCGGTGGATGGGAATGCGTCCACCTACTACGAGGGGGCGGCCAACAGCTACCCCAATACATTGACTGTTGATCTGGGCAGTACGCAGACGGTTCATACCGTTCAGCTCAAGCTTCCGGCCGGCTGGGGCACAAGAACGCAGACTTTGTCTGTACAGGGCAGCACGAATAACACCTCATACAGCACGCTTGCCGCTTCGCAGGCCTATACCTTTAATCCGGCTGCGAACAATACGGTATCCGTTACCTTTGCAGCAGCATCGGCGAGATATGTGAGAGTGAACTTCACAGCCAACAGCGGGGCAACAGGCGGCCAGGCTGCAGAGCTTGAGGTTTACGGCTCAGGTTCAGTTACCCCGACCCCGGCACCGACGGCGACAGCCACACCTGCCCCAACGGCCGTACCTACAGCGACACCGGTGCCGACCGCAACGCCAGTACCTACAGCCTCACCGGTTCCTACACCAGCGCCATCCGCGGGAGCTTTTGGAGCAAATATGCCGTATGACACCTACGAAGCTGAAAATGCTGCCTACACCGGAGCGCTCATCGGCCCGTCAACAACAGCCGGAGAGCTTGCATCTGAAGCCTCAGGCCGAAAAGCGGTCAAGCTGACCACAGCAGGCCAGTATGTGCAGATCACGCTCGCCAAGCCTGCACAGGGCGTAACGATCCGCTATGCCATCCCGGATAATGCGGCCGGAACGGGGATGGAGTCGGCGGTCAGCATGTACGTTGGCGGAACGCTTTTCAAAGACATTAATCTCACTTCCAAATACAGCTGGAACTACGGGGAATGGGGGACAGAGGGCGGAGAGGTCCGGTGGTCCAATAATCCGAATGCGGCTTCCACTACACCTGCACATATGTATGATGAAGTATCTGTCCTGCTCGATAAATCCTATCCGGCCGGAACGGTAATCAAGCTGCAGCGGAATGCGTCCAATTTGAATTTTGGCTCAAACGCTTATGTCACAGTAGATTTGCTTGAAACAGAAGCCGTTCCTGCCGCGCTCACTATGCCGTCCAACTACGTAGCTGTTACCTCATATGGAGCTGTGGCAAACGACGGTGCAGATGATACGGCCGCTTTTAACAACGCAATTGCGGCTGTCAAAAACTCTGGCGGTACCTACAAGGGTGTATGGATTCCGGCGGGAACCTTTCATCTGAACAACGGCAGCAAAGGCGCCGGCTATGACGGCAGCGGAACAAGACTGTACCTCGACAGCGCTGTATCCGTAAAAGGGGCAGGCGTCTGGCATTCCACTCTGTCCGGCCATTATGCGGGCTTTTACCTGAGGGGCGGAAATGTAACCTTATCGGACTTTAAAATCAGCGGCAGCGACATCATCCGTGACGATTATAACGGGCTCACTGCGGTGGAGGGCAACGGCACGAATTCGGTAATTAACAATCTGTGGATCGAGCATGTAAAAGTGGGCTTCTGGTTCACGAATCAGACAGATAATGTTACAGCCTCCAACTCCAGAATCCGCAATGTCTGGGCGGACGGCGTCAACCTGCACCGGGGCACTTCGAACTCTACCGTTACGAACAACTCGGTCCGGAACAGCGGTGACGACGGCATGGCTATGTGGTCCGATACGTTCCTTAATACCAATAATACGTTCAGCTACAATACCGTGCAGATTCCGACTTTGGCCAACAACATCGCCATTTACGGCGGCAAGGACAACAAGGTGATCGGCAACCTGCTTACGGACACTGTGCGGACAGGCGGCGGGATTTCTTTTGGCACCAATTTCAATCCTCCGTCCATGACCGGTACGCTGACCATTCAGGGGAATAAGCTGCTGCGTACAGGCTCGGCCCATCGTGACTACGGCTATCAGATCGGGGCCATCTGGGCGTACTGGCTGAATAACAGCGGCAAGGCGCAGAACCTGACGGTTAACGTATCCGGCAACACGATCCAGGACAGCACGTACTCGGGGATTTTTGTAGAAGAACCGGCTCCGAATATTTCGGTTACTTATGCCGGCAATACCATCCAGAATTCCGGCACCTACGGCGTATATATCAATGGATCGGCTACGGGCAGCTCGGTGTTCAATAGTAATACGGTTACTGGTGCGCCTTCGGGTAAATTTGTGAATGCTTCTAACAGTTTTACCGTTTCGGGTACGGGGAACAACTGGTAG
- a CDS encoding Gfo/Idh/MocA family oxidoreductase, producing MTNDNAYKVKWGILSTGWIAHKFATDLAHASNGIAYAVGSRTQESADEFARNHGIPVAYATYEELVSDPEVDAIYIGTPHPFHKENALLALRAGKAVLCEKPFTVNSSELEEVVAYAREHKLFLMEAMWSRYIPANVKVREWIAAGKIGDVRLVKADLGFRSDWNPQGRLLNPELGGGALLDVGIYPVSFASMILGPHPESVSSSVHIGETGVDEHFSLLLSYADGKSATLNGGIRLKLTEEAHVFGTEGHIVVKDTLVNPRAAELYIGGELAETFEENRTAYGYYFEAEEVGRCLQAGLTESPVMTLDESVAIMKLLDQVRAQWGLRYPGEE from the coding sequence ATGACTAACGATAACGCTTACAAGGTGAAATGGGGGATTCTCAGCACCGGCTGGATTGCCCATAAGTTTGCAACCGATCTGGCTCATGCCAGTAATGGCATCGCTTATGCCGTCGGATCACGCACACAGGAAAGTGCCGATGAATTTGCCCGGAACCACGGTATCCCGGTGGCCTATGCTACTTATGAGGAGCTTGTCAGCGATCCGGAAGTGGACGCCATCTATATCGGGACACCGCATCCGTTCCATAAAGAAAATGCGCTGCTGGCACTACGCGCCGGCAAGGCTGTGCTCTGCGAGAAGCCGTTCACGGTGAACAGCTCAGAGCTCGAAGAGGTTGTGGCTTACGCCCGTGAACACAAGCTGTTCCTGATGGAAGCCATGTGGAGCCGCTATATTCCGGCGAATGTGAAGGTGCGTGAATGGATCGCGGCAGGAAAAATCGGGGATGTCCGTCTGGTCAAGGCCGACCTCGGCTTCCGCTCCGACTGGAATCCGCAGGGACGGCTGCTGAATCCTGAGCTGGGCGGCGGCGCGCTGCTGGATGTCGGCATTTATCCGGTATCCTTCGCTTCGATGATCCTTGGTCCGCACCCGGAGTCGGTATCCAGTTCTGTACATATCGGAGAAACGGGAGTAGACGAGCATTTCTCACTGCTGCTATCCTATGCGGACGGCAAAAGCGCCACACTGAACGGCGGAATCCGGCTCAAGCTGACCGAGGAGGCCCATGTCTTCGGAACCGAAGGTCACATTGTCGTCAAAGACACCCTGGTGAATCCGCGGGCAGCTGAGCTGTATATCGGCGGGGAGCTGGCAGAGACCTTTGAGGAGAACCGGACTGCATACGGCTATTACTTTGAAGCCGAGGAAGTGGGCCGCTGCCTGCAGGCTGGCCTGACGGAAAGTCCGGTCATGACGCTTGATGAGTCGGTAGCTATTATGAAGCTGCTGGATCAGGTCCGGGCCCAGTGGGGCCTTAGATATCCCGGCGAAGAATAA
- a CDS encoding penicillin-binding transpeptidase domain-containing protein, giving the protein MKDEPKPNQSLSLRINIFFFSTFIIFCIIIVRLAILQFVEGPTLSEAEANRDTKNVPLASIRGTIYAKGGEKLAYSTPVQTLYFSLTSEYAQTATDKDTGITARTPEAVAKADLLAAELAADFAKYGAKVPEDQVLTKGVILKAMDLDSKVYSGFMLRPIKRGLVKEEIAYFMEHRDKYPNLTVSEEDERHYDPDTVAVQTVGYIKPFKKSKESLDIYLNIQAAMRNDADPGLAYRDDEFVGFDGLELQYQRELRGRNGYLTMGVNAKNMAEGIEATVPPVKGNDLWTTIDKSIQLKAEQAILDQIKWVHSNPVQGKVHREAKTGYAVAMEVDTGNIVAMASMEDYDTNLWTTGTMPAEVWNDLMLNYQNGAVTPISSGRSGHNFSSTVFLGSVIKPLTVLIGLNEGFITTSTSYTDTGSTTFGRAGHETTVRNAGGHAYGYFKTPAMAIEKSSNVFMIEKVGKRLYEKYGSEGVNVWDKYMREFGLGELPESGLPGEHKGLINYKKEAEKGSAQSALVYASFGQQGQYTVLQLAQYASTLANRGVRIKPQLVSKITDQAGKTVKAFGREVLSEVTFDNAYWNEIIKGMNTSVPAFKDFPYDFARKTGTSQQQYYENKSSHLADNGVFIAFAPRDKPKLAVAVVIPEGGFGSNSAAPVARKIFDAYDWEYGLNGVPKKNLPQAESSADGAAGDGAEAEQEQTD; this is encoded by the coding sequence ATGAAGGACGAACCCAAGCCGAACCAGTCACTCAGTCTGCGCATCAATATATTTTTCTTCAGCACATTTATTATATTCTGCATTATTATTGTCCGGCTGGCTATCCTTCAGTTTGTCGAAGGCCCGACGCTCTCCGAGGCTGAAGCGAACCGTGATACCAAAAATGTACCGCTCGCCTCCATCCGCGGGACCATCTATGCCAAGGGCGGAGAAAAGCTGGCTTACTCTACTCCGGTGCAAACGCTGTATTTTTCGCTGACAAGTGAATATGCCCAGACTGCTACCGATAAAGATACGGGAATTACCGCACGGACTCCAGAAGCCGTTGCCAAAGCAGATTTGCTGGCCGCTGAGCTTGCTGCTGATTTTGCCAAATACGGCGCTAAAGTACCTGAGGATCAGGTTCTGACTAAAGGGGTGATCCTCAAAGCGATGGACCTCGATTCCAAGGTCTACTCCGGATTTATGCTGCGGCCGATCAAACGCGGTCTGGTTAAGGAAGAAATCGCTTATTTTATGGAGCACAGAGACAAGTACCCGAATCTCACAGTCAGTGAAGAGGATGAACGCCATTATGACCCGGATACGGTTGCTGTGCAGACGGTGGGATACATCAAGCCTTTCAAAAAGTCGAAAGAGAGTCTGGATATATATCTGAACATCCAGGCTGCTATGAGAAACGATGCCGATCCGGGCCTGGCCTACCGGGACGACGAGTTTGTCGGCTTCGACGGGCTTGAGCTGCAGTATCAGAGGGAGCTCCGCGGTCGCAACGGCTATCTTACCATGGGTGTGAATGCCAAGAATATGGCCGAAGGCATCGAAGCTACCGTCCCGCCTGTCAAAGGCAATGACCTGTGGACCACCATCGACAAAAGCATCCAGCTCAAAGCAGAGCAGGCTATCCTCGATCAGATCAAGTGGGTCCACAGCAATCCGGTGCAGGGCAAGGTTCATCGGGAAGCCAAAACCGGCTATGCGGTAGCCATGGAAGTGGATACCGGCAATATTGTGGCGATGGCCAGTATGGAGGACTATGACACCAACCTGTGGACTACAGGTACGATGCCTGCTGAGGTGTGGAACGATCTGATGCTGAACTATCAGAATGGTGCGGTGACGCCAATTTCCTCGGGGCGGTCAGGGCATAACTTCAGTTCTACCGTTTTCCTTGGTTCGGTCATTAAACCGCTAACCGTTTTGATCGGCCTTAATGAAGGATTTATTACAACAAGCACGAGCTATACCGATACAGGCAGCACCACCTTCGGCAGAGCCGGGCACGAGACTACCGTCCGTAATGCAGGCGGTCATGCGTACGGTTACTTCAAAACGCCGGCAATGGCTATAGAGAAGTCTTCCAACGTTTTTATGATTGAAAAAGTAGGAAAGAGGCTTTACGAAAAGTATGGCTCTGAAGGAGTAAATGTCTGGGATAAATATATGAGAGAGTTCGGACTCGGTGAGCTGCCGGAGAGCGGACTTCCCGGAGAGCACAAAGGACTGATTAACTATAAAAAAGAGGCGGAAAAAGGAAGCGCACAGTCCGCACTGGTCTATGCGTCTTTCGGACAGCAGGGCCAGTACACAGTGTTGCAGCTTGCTCAGTACGCATCTACGCTAGCTAACCGGGGAGTACGGATTAAACCGCAGCTGGTGAGTAAAATTACCGATCAAGCGGGAAAGACCGTAAAGGCGTTTGGCCGTGAGGTGCTGAGTGAAGTCACTTTTGACAACGCCTATTGGAACGAAATCATCAAGGGAATGAATACAAGCGTCCCTGCATTCAAGGATTTCCCTTATGACTTCGCCCGTAAGACGGGTACTTCCCAGCAACAGTATTATGAAAATAAAAGCAGCCACCTGGCCGATAACGGCGTATTCATCGCCTTCGCCCCGCGCGATAAGCCCAAGCTGGCCGTAGCCGTAGTCATCCCTGAGGGGGGATTCGGCTCGAACAGTGCCGCTCCGGTGGCCCGCAAGATTTTTGATGCCTATGACTGGGAATACGGCCTGAACGGCGTACCTAAGAAAAACCTCCCCCAAGCAGAAAGCTCTGCTGACGGGGCAGCAGGCGACGGAGCTGAGGCAGAGCAGGAGCAGACGGACTAA
- a CDS encoding response regulator transcription factor — protein sequence MKSVLIVEDEEAIARVLSAYLKKAGYQVTRAADGRTALESFGASPPSLILLDIMLPEMDGFELLGQIRKISSCPVIMLTARDGIKDRLAGLDGGADDYMSKPFIPEEVVARVNAVLRRPSQWSDGSGKRHFGSLFVDFSARSIFLNGAEVSLSPRDMSVLLFLAERPNQICTRDQLIEQVWEMDYDGSDRAVDLSIKRLRQALSHWPAGEGEIRTLRGTGYQLWTE from the coding sequence ATGAAATCCGTTCTGATTGTTGAAGATGAGGAAGCCATTGCCCGCGTGCTCAGTGCCTATCTGAAAAAAGCGGGCTACCAGGTCACCCGTGCCGCCGATGGACGAACTGCACTTGAGAGCTTCGGAGCGTCGCCTCCTTCCCTTATACTGCTCGACATTATGCTGCCGGAAATGGACGGCTTTGAGCTGCTTGGCCAGATCCGCAAAATCAGCAGCTGCCCTGTCATCATGCTGACCGCCAGGGACGGCATCAAGGACCGGCTGGCCGGTCTTGACGGCGGTGCCGATGACTATATGTCCAAGCCGTTTATTCCCGAGGAGGTTGTCGCCCGCGTAAATGCGGTGCTGCGCCGTCCCTCCCAGTGGTCTGACGGCAGCGGCAAGCGCCATTTCGGCAGCCTGTTCGTTGATTTCAGTGCACGCAGCATTTTTCTGAACGGCGCAGAGGTCAGCCTCAGCCCGCGCGATATGTCAGTACTGCTGTTCCTGGCGGAACGGCCGAACCAGATCTGCACCAGAGATCAGCTGATCGAGCAGGTCTGGGAGATGGACTATGACGGCAGTGACCGCGCTGTCGATCTGTCGATCAAGCGGCTGCGTCAGGCGCTCTCGCACTGGCCTGCCGGGGAAGGAGAGATCCGCACACTGCGCGGTACGGGGTATCAGCTATGGACCGAATAA
- a CDS encoding alpha/beta-type small acid-soluble spore protein: MARRNRKYAVPGAAQGMQNFKAEVMRREGYTVDPNHPDDVKFEVAKELGIPLQYGNNGNLTTEEAGHIGGRIGGSMVREMIRLAQQQLAEKGQS; this comes from the coding sequence ATGGCAAGAAGAAACCGTAAATATGCGGTACCAGGCGCAGCGCAGGGGATGCAGAACTTCAAAGCGGAAGTAATGCGGCGTGAAGGCTACACGGTAGATCCGAATCATCCGGATGATGTGAAGTTTGAGGTAGCCAAGGAGCTTGGCATCCCGCTGCAGTACGGTAACAACGGCAACCTGACAACCGAAGAGGCCGGGCATATCGGCGGCAGAATCGGCGGCTCCATGGTCAGGGAAATGATCCGTCTGGCTCAGCAGCAGCTGGCTGAGAAGGGGCAATCCTAA
- a CDS encoding YceI family protein — MNKKTWIWTAAGVVAAGAIAAFVLLNNSLGNNVEIESVIPAQEQTTANSGTAAANAAETAGAAVTAEQLNGAWSIADTSKVYWSVTTSKETVNFVNPTVQGTWNVNLDDAAAMTGEGSVEMSALDSGTAQRDDHVKGADFLDVEQFPQSTFVVSSFSELPTEWTEDKAVPVQMQGTLTVKGVDKDVTFDSQVVYSGGQLMLSGTTTVTFADFGLSNPHSIVLETENELEVRLELVLNK; from the coding sequence ATGAATAAAAAAACATGGATATGGACAGCCGCTGGTGTCGTTGCCGCAGGAGCGATTGCAGCCTTTGTGCTTTTGAACAACAGCTTGGGCAATAACGTGGAAATCGAGTCGGTTATTCCTGCACAGGAACAGACAACAGCTAATTCGGGAACCGCTGCCGCGAATGCAGCAGAAACAGCAGGTGCTGCGGTTACCGCAGAGCAGCTGAACGGAGCATGGAGCATAGCCGATACTTCGAAAGTGTACTGGTCAGTCACAACCTCTAAAGAAACGGTCAACTTCGTAAACCCTACCGTTCAAGGGACATGGAATGTTAATCTGGATGACGCAGCCGCTATGACAGGAGAAGGCTCTGTTGAGATGAGCGCGCTGGATTCCGGAACCGCACAACGGGATGATCATGTAAAAGGAGCCGATTTCCTGGACGTTGAACAATTTCCGCAGTCGACCTTCGTTGTAAGCTCATTCTCCGAGCTGCCAACGGAATGGACTGAAGATAAAGCCGTGCCTGTGCAGATGCAGGGGACGCTGACTGTCAAGGGAGTCGATAAGGATGTTACCTTTGACTCGCAGGTGGTGTACAGCGGAGGACAGCTGATGCTGTCAGGAACAACAACCGTTACTTTTGCCGACTTCGGCCTGAGCAATCCGCACTCCATCGTGCTGGAAACCGAGAATGAGCTTGAGGTACGTCTGGAGCTTGTGCTGAATAAGTAA
- a CDS encoding (deoxy)nucleoside triphosphate pyrophosphohydrolase, which yields MIEVAAAIIHNKEGKLLIARRKPGKTQAGLWEFPGGKLEPGEDADRCLRRELMEELNISIRPYEAFGSHEHDYGSIQIRLIAWKAEYTGGELRMSDHDAWSWVEKHKLAEYDFAPADLPFVKRLVQETRSS from the coding sequence ATGATTGAAGTGGCTGCGGCGATTATCCATAATAAAGAAGGGAAGCTGCTGATCGCCCGCAGGAAGCCGGGCAAAACGCAGGCCGGACTGTGGGAATTTCCCGGCGGCAAGCTGGAGCCGGGCGAGGATGCTGACCGGTGCCTGCGCAGAGAGCTAATGGAAGAGCTAAATATCAGCATCCGGCCTTATGAGGCTTTTGGCAGCCATGAGCATGATTACGGTAGCATACAGATCAGGCTGATTGCCTGGAAGGCGGAGTATACCGGCGGAGAGCTCCGGATGAGCGATCATGATGCCTGGAGCTGGGTGGAGAAGCATAAGCTCGCGGAATACGACTTTGCGCCGGCCGATCTGCCCTTTGTGAAGCGGCTGGTGCAGGAAACAAGGAGTAGTTGA
- a CDS encoding HAMP domain-containing sensor histidine kinase: MDRISRPRRRTSILTYWTLRYIIIISSGLLLTALLTFWWIQQEAMNNRMQTTGLLAQEIADRSLARDGTMQISPTLAKLVEDRKRFFKVSLEMCVIVTDPAGKLLFSDPPLTQEEMGYKLNDTLTDSRSPEFKAAVAQIQEDGETLGQVIVLQSKRSLRHIPQEEIIFFSILILFLIILSWLTIYLLSSKLAKPIQRVAAAASQISGGEYNIILDTGAKEREIHELLVSFQEMSGKLQQFEQSRAVMLAGVSHELKTPVTSIKGLVHAVREGVVEGEEADEFLDIALQEAGRLQRMVADLLDYNALTAGIIAVRHDRLDAVPLLSEIIYQWRLTQAEEVNEPVLELPEKPLFVRGDPLRIQQIIVNLLNNSVQAAPAGRPLQLTVQLRRVSRGYAEICIADDGPGIAPEIRDRVFEAFFRSSSKQSQLRGLGLGLTFSRLLAEAMGGSLVLGDNQAEGCTFLLTLPLQT, from the coding sequence ATGGACCGAATAAGCAGACCGCGGAGGCGCACCTCCATTCTCACCTACTGGACGCTCCGCTACATCATCATTATCAGCAGCGGGCTGCTGCTGACAGCCCTGCTGACCTTCTGGTGGATACAGCAGGAGGCTATGAACAATAGGATGCAGACCACCGGCCTGCTGGCCCAGGAGATTGCCGACCGCAGCCTGGCCAGGGACGGAACGATGCAGATCAGCCCGACGCTGGCCAAGCTGGTTGAAGACCGCAAACGGTTTTTCAAGGTATCGCTGGAGATGTGTGTCATTGTTACAGACCCGGCCGGAAAGCTGCTGTTTTCCGATCCGCCCCTGACGCAGGAAGAGATGGGCTATAAGCTCAACGATACACTGACTGATTCCCGCAGTCCGGAATTCAAAGCCGCTGTGGCCCAGATCCAGGAAGACGGCGAGACCCTGGGGCAGGTTATCGTGCTCCAGTCCAAACGCTCGCTGAGGCATATTCCGCAGGAGGAGATTATCTTCTTCTCCATCCTGATCCTGTTTCTGATTATTCTTAGCTGGCTGACCATTTATCTGTTATCCAGCAAGCTGGCCAAGCCGATCCAGCGGGTGGCTGCAGCGGCTTCACAGATCAGCGGGGGTGAATACAATATCATCCTGGATACAGGAGCCAAAGAGCGGGAGATTCATGAGCTGCTTGTCTCCTTTCAGGAGATGTCCGGCAAGCTGCAGCAGTTCGAGCAGTCCCGGGCCGTTATGCTGGCCGGGGTATCCCATGAGCTGAAGACGCCGGTCACTTCCATTAAAGGATTGGTACATGCCGTCCGCGAGGGTGTAGTTGAAGGCGAAGAAGCGGATGAGTTTCTCGACATCGCCCTGCAGGAAGCAGGCCGGCTGCAGCGTATGGTCGCCGATCTGCTGGATTATAACGCGCTGACCGCAGGCATTATCGCTGTCCGTCATGACCGGCTGGACGCGGTGCCGCTTCTGTCGGAAATCATTTACCAGTGGAGGCTGACACAGGCTGAAGAGGTGAATGAGCCGGTGCTTGAGCTGCCGGAGAAGCCGCTCTTTGTGCGGGGCGACCCGCTGCGCATCCAGCAGATTATCGTTAATCTGCTGAACAACAGCGTGCAGGCAGCGCCGGCGGGCAGGCCGCTGCAGCTGACAGTTCAGCTGCGCCGGGTTTCACGGGGATACGCGGAGATTTGCATCGCTGATGACGGTCCGGGCATCGCCCCGGAAATCCGGGACAGAGTATTCGAAGCGTTCTTCCGCAGCAGCAGCAAGCAGAGCCAGCTGCGCGGCCTGGGGCTTGGCCTGACCTTCAGCCGTCTGCTGGCGGAAGCGATGGGCGGCAGCCTTGTACTCGGGGATAACCAGGCTGAGGGCTGTACATTTCTGCTCACCCTGCCGCTGCAGACGTAG
- a CDS encoding ADP-ribosylglycohydrolase family protein — translation MALNKDRYRGCLHGLAAGDALGTTVEFKAPGTFAPMDDIIGGGVFELQPGQWTDDTSMALCLAESLLEQQGFDPADQMQRYLKWFREGYLSSTGECFDIGNATRAALVKYEEGGEAYSGSADPLAAGNGSIMRLAPVVMYYAANPPEAIRYAALSSRTTHGAAECLSACRLMAAYILAGLHGWSKQEMLAPEAFAGWLTDDELTPHILDIKHGSYKHKEPPEIQGSGYVVESLEAALWAFHRSTTFAEGALLAVNLGNDADTTGAVYGQIAGAYYGLGGIPEGWISKLAMRSLIDDYSLRLCTEP, via the coding sequence ATGGCATTAAATAAAGACCGCTACCGTGGCTGCCTGCACGGGCTGGCCGCGGGTGATGCACTTGGAACAACAGTGGAGTTCAAGGCCCCGGGCACCTTTGCGCCGATGGACGATATTATCGGAGGCGGAGTGTTTGAGCTGCAGCCTGGCCAATGGACAGACGATACGTCGATGGCCCTTTGCCTTGCGGAAAGCCTGCTGGAACAGCAGGGTTTTGATCCCGCTGACCAGATGCAGCGGTACCTGAAGTGGTTCCGCGAGGGCTATCTGAGCAGCACCGGTGAATGCTTTGACATCGGCAATGCCACGCGGGCTGCGCTGGTGAAATACGAAGAGGGCGGCGAGGCCTACAGCGGTTCCGCTGATCCGCTGGCCGCCGGGAACGGCTCCATTATGCGGCTGGCGCCTGTTGTCATGTATTATGCAGCTAATCCGCCGGAGGCAATCCGCTATGCGGCGCTCAGCTCCCGGACAACACACGGCGCAGCGGAATGTCTCAGCGCCTGCCGCCTGATGGCTGCTTATATTCTGGCCGGCCTGCACGGCTGGAGCAAGCAGGAGATGCTGGCTCCGGAAGCCTTCGCGGGCTGGCTGACAGATGATGAGTTGACACCGCACATTCTGGATATCAAGCACGGCTCGTATAAACATAAGGAACCTCCGGAAATTCAGGGCAGCGGGTATGTTGTTGAATCCCTGGAAGCCGCCCTTTGGGCCTTCCACCGGTCCACTACTTTTGCCGAAGGCGCGCTGCTGGCCGTTAATCTCGGCAATGACGCCGATACCACCGGAGCTGTCTACGGCCAGATTGCCGGAGCCTATTACGGTCTGGGCGGCATTCCGGAGGGCTGGATTTCCAAGCTGGCCATGCGCAGTCTGATTGATGATTACTCCTTGCGGCTCTGTACAGAACCATGA